A single window of Montipora capricornis isolate CH-2021 chromosome 14, ASM3666992v2, whole genome shotgun sequence DNA harbors:
- the LOC138031739 gene encoding uncharacterized protein, whose protein sequence is MELCPFCAKPSEHRITRVKASKLKHEKLWWEGPAFLKGKNPDSWPSQKEFGPRNFEKDVFSEIKPAKKVTTVAVAVEVKGLDEVIPPANFSDVYRLLRVTSYVLRFIRRVRGRQGHPQFTSVDIQPEELSDAESLWIKHVQKYVREEEDFGQTLHSLGLCEDDRGILRCGGRLHNASLPYSARFPAILPRKHQFTVLMIKRSHSNVMHNGVKETLTDLRSRFWVVRGRQTVRDVISPCATCKKLEGRSYNAPPQPPLPDFRVSDEFAFTQVGVDFAGPVYLRDVFSKNKKVFKAYIALFTCASSRAIHLELVPDLTTETFLRGLKRFISRRGMPRFVVSDNGKTVKGSRLKTFLHLHGITWQFNVPRAPWWGGFFERMVRSVKRCLKKTLGNARVTYEEFETALIEVEGILNSRTSTYLYEDLEEPLTPASLCLVRRLLIPNLRPEGAIPPTTAIELSRRRKHLDMVLKHFWNRWRREYLTEKRQHHLGRKTALSRVIKQGDVVCVHEKKVPRQRWKLGTVKELIHGKDNHVRAAIVQLGSEGNRTEIKRPVQRLYPIEVSEDRQYRVNKEKEDAAQPVVRFIPDDQVDIVRCN, encoded by the coding sequence ATGGAATTATGTCCCTTCTGCGCAAAACCCAGCGAACATCGCATCACGAGGGTGAAGGCCTCAAAGCTAAAACATGAAAAACTTTGGTGGGAAGGTCCTGCTTTCTTGAAGGGGAAGAATCCTGACAGTTGGCCAAGTCAGAAGGAGTTTGGACCAAGGAATTTCGAGAAAGACGTCTTCAGTGAAATCAAGCCAGCGAAAAAGGTCACTACTGTCGCTGTTGCCGTGGAAGTCAAGGGACTAGATGAAGTAATCCCTCCTGCTAATTTCAGTGACGTCTACCGACTCTTAAGAGTAACGTCTTACGTTTTGAGATTTATCAGGCGCGTTCGGGGAAGGCAAGGACATCCTCAGTTTACCTCAGTGGACATTCAGCCGGAAGAATTAAGTGACGCGGAATCACTGTGGATCAAGCATGTCCAGAAGTATGTGCGAGAGGAAGAAGATTTCGGACAGACGCTTCATTCCTTGGGTCTCTGTGAAGACGACAGGGGCATATTGAGATGTGGAGGAAGACTACATAATGCGTCCCTGCCGTATTCAGCCCGTTTTCCTGCGATTCTACCCCGGAAACATCAATTCACTGTTCTTATGATCAAGAGGAGTCACAGCAATGTCATGCACAACGGCGTCAAAGAAACACTAACTGATTTAAGGTCAAGATTCTGGGTTGTAAGGGGTAGACAGACCGTACGTGACGTGATTTCGCCTTGCGCTACATGCAAGAAACTTGAAGGGAGATCATACAATGCTCCTCCTCAGCCTCCCCTCCCAGATTTCAGAGTATCAGATGAATTTGCCTTCACCCAGGTTGGTGTCGATTTTGCTGGGCCAGTCTATTTAAGAGATGTCTTCTCCAAGAATAAGAAGGTCTTCAAGGCATACATTGCTCTCTTTACTTGTGCTTCCTCTCGGGCCATCCATCTTGAGCTTGTACCTGACTTGACAACAGAAACGTTTTTGAGGGGCCTGAAGCGGTTCATATCGAGAAGGGGGATGCCACGCTTTGTCGTTTCCGACAATGGGAAGACCGTCAAGGGATCAAGACTGAAAACGTTTCTTCATTTACATGGAATTACCTGGCAATTTAATGTTCCTCGCGCCCCATGGTGGGGAGGGTTTTTCGAGCGTATGGTGCGCTCCGTGAAACGTTGCCTCAAAAAAACTCTTGGGAATGCACGAGTCACGTATGAAGAGTTCGAAACGGCGTTGATTGAAGTTGAAGGAATTCTTAACTCACGCACTTCGACTTACCTCTATGAAGACCTGGAAGAACCACTCACTCCTGCCTCCCTATGCCTCGTGCGAAGATTACTTATTCCCAATCTAAGGCCCGAAGGCGCCATTCCGCCTACCACAGCAATCGAGTTGTCCAGAAGACGGAAACATCTTGATATGGTTCTTAAACACTTCTGGAATCGTTGGCGAAGGGAATACCTTACTGAGAAGCGCCAGCATCATCTTGGAAGGAAGACCGCACTATCTCGAGTGATCAAGCAAGGAGACGTGGTATGCGTTCATGAAAAAAAGGTGCCTCGACAAAGGTGGAAACTTGGTACAGTAAAGGAGTTAATTCATGGCAAAGATAATCACGTGCGCGCAGCTATCGTTCAGTTGGGTTCTGAGGGGAACAGAACCGAAATCAAACGCCCGGTCCAAAGGTTGTATCCTATTGAAGTTTCTGAAGACCGTCAATATCGTGTTAACAAGGAGAAGGAAGATGCAGCGCAGCCGGTTGTTAGATTTATTCCAGACGATCAAGTGGACATTGTGCGTTGCAACTGA
- the LOC138031741 gene encoding uncharacterized protein — translation MAEAKKKLKKNITIRESHRTFVRKIIARESLTSGESIDLKKLKFFKSTLEDKSSELKSLNEAVLEYILDDSQIQEDVGASCDFASAIQECIVDLETALTSERDHERSFSQSAESSLNTVQAGSSANVSIHSHAKLPKLELRKFFGNPIDWYPFWESFGTAVHRNSTLDVADKFNYLKSLLVGSAAHVIAGLPLTNGNYEKAIDLLKKRFGNRQIVISSHMEALTKISKITSIHEVKRLRNLYDTVESHMRSLESLEISQETYGCFLTPLITQKFPEEFRIAITRNLTSETWVLKDIMSEFQRELQLRENCQHVSGEVGNKEFRTPNPSRRMPVYQPSTTSALFADGGKSIHQGPWCTYCKGSHPSVKCNVVTDISARRQLLRQKGKCFRCLRNGHLANQCSKECHICGLGHHASIFENSSKEKQSTPQGRIAATNEGVALNPTVTSFQASSTSMFVSSKSSVLLQTARANISKPGSGEHSVNARMVFDSGSQRSYISENLQNTLKLPVAGQDALLIKTFGESTAKLRQCDIVQFAVEAVDGMQIYVSAYVVPVICAPISNQIIEFTQAYYPHL, via the coding sequence ATGGCTGAAgcgaaaaagaagttgaagaagaACATAACAATCCGTGAGAGCCATCGGACGTTTGTGAGAAAGATTATAGCAAGGGAGTCTCTGACTAGTGGAGAATCTATTGATCTGAAAAAGCTTAAGTTCTTCAAATCTACACTGGAGGATAAGTCTTCGGAGCTCAAGAGTTTAAATGAAGCGGTTCTCGAATATATTCTTGACGACTCGCAAATCCAAGAAGATGTGGGTGCTAGCTGCGATTTCGCCAGTGCAATCCAGGAGTGTATTGTTGATCTGGAAACGGCCTTAACTTCGGAAAGGGATCACGAAAGGAGCTTTTCACAATCTGCTGAATCTAGTTTGAACACCGTGCAAGCAGGATCTAGCGCGAATGTATCAATTCACAGCCATGCCAAACTGCCAAAACTCGAACTAAGGAAGTTCTTCGGGAATCCAATCGACTGGTATCCGTTTTGGGAGTCTTTTGGCACGGCTGTCCATCGAAACAGCACTCTAGATGTAGCAGATAAGTTCAATTATTTGAAATCACTGCTTGTAGGATCTGCTGCCCATGTTATCGCCGGATTGCCTCTGACAAATGGCAATTATGAGAAGGCTATTGATCTTCTAAAAAAGAGATTTGGGAATCGTCAAATCGTCATTTCAAGTCACATGGAAGCTTTGACTAAAATCTCGAAAATAACGTCCATTCATGAAGTGAAACGGCTTCGTAATCTGTATGATACGGTGGAATCACATATGCGTAGCCTCGAGAGTTTGGAAATTTCTCAAGAAACGTATGGCTGTTTTCTAACGCCCTTGATCACGCAAAAATTCCCAGAAGAGTTCAGGATTGCCATCACACGAAATCTAACGTCTGAAACGTGGGTCCTAAAGGATATTATGTCCGAATTCCAAAGGGAGCTACAATTACGTGAGAACTGTCAACATGTCTCTGGAGAGGTGGGGAATAAGGAGTTTCGGACGCCAAACCCATCAAGGCGTatgccagtttatcaaccatcGACAACTTCAGCCTTGTTTGCGGACGGTGGGAAAAGCATTCATCAAGGCCCTTGGTGCACATATTGTAAGGGGTCACATCCATCTGTTAAATGTAATGTGGTAACTGACATCTCTGCAAGGAGGCAATTGCTTCGACAGAAAGGAAAGTGTTTCAGATGCCTACGTAATGGCCACCTCGCCAATCAGTGTAGTAAGGAATGTCACATCTGTGGTTTGGGTCATCATGCCTCTATCTTTGAAAATTCAAGTAAGGAAAAACAATCAACTCCTCAAGGAAGAATTGCAGCCACTAATGAAGGAGTTGCACTCAACCCTACTGTAACATCATTCCAAGCTTCATCTACCAGTATGTTTGTCAGCTCTAAATCCAGTGTACTTCTGCAGACAGCAAGAGCAAACATCTCCAAGCCAGGAAGTGGTGAACATTCTGTCAATGCCAGAATGGTGTTTGATAGTGGCAGTCAAAGAAGCTACATCTCAGAGAACTTGCAGAACACTCTGAAGCTACCTGTGGCTGGCCAGGACGCATTACTGATCAAGACCTTCGGAGAGTCTACTGCCAAACTAAGGCAGTGTGACATTGTTCAATTTGCAGTGGAGGCAGTTGATGGTATGCAGATATATGTTTCAGCATATGTAGTACCAGTGATCTGTGCACCAATCAGTAATCAAATCATTGAGTTTACTCAAGCTTACTACCCTCACTTGTAG
- the LOC138031740 gene encoding uncharacterized protein gives MRLESLLRRLKSKPEVLKHYDEVVKEQLERNIIEPVNLTEQTEVGKVHYSPHREIIRLDKDTTKLRVVYDASAKHHGPSLNNCLYSGPPLTPMIFDLMTRFRAHKVALTADIEKAFLNIAIAPEHRDFLRFLWVNDILTDNPKVLIMRFNRVVFGVNSSPFLLNGTIRHHLNKYMDRDPEFVEEVLRSIYVDDLASSKPDVPSAYDFYSKLRKRFVEAAFNMRKWLTNDQELANRIKSEEGQVAIQHHPSPDLQQEDQTFSKTQFQNVDNSEGLQKVLGTSWNPIEDKLVFTFKSLTSYLTEEIVTKRVVLSSIAKIFDPLGILSPMFVAFKILFQDICKRDVDWDAPLDRDVLERWKSLLQDIQTISSFSIDRCYSSTLNCVETPTFQLHGFGDASDKAFGDVVYLRIQSENSVVCKLVASKTRVSPLLVSPHPN, from the coding sequence ATGAGGCTGGAGTCATTGCTGCGGAGACTAAAATCGAAACCCGAAGTCCTCAAACACTATGATGAAGTCGTTAAGGAGCAACTTGAAAGGAACATTATTGAACCAGTGAACTTGACGGAACAAACAGAAGTAGGCAAGGTCCACTATTCACCTCACCGAGAGATTATCAGGCTTGATAAGGACACAACTAAACTCCGCGTAGTCTATGACGCATCTGCTAAGCATCATGGACCAAGCCTCAACAATTGCTTGTACTCTGGACCACCCCTCACTCCCATGATCTTCGATTTAATGACACGATTCAGGGCTCACAAGGTTGCACTTACTGCCGATATAGAAAAGGCGTTCCTGAATATTGCTATTGCTCCCGAGCACCGTGACTTCCTGCGATTTCTTTGGGTTAATGACATTCTTACTGACAATCCGAAGGTACTCATTATGCGATTCAACAGAGTAGTCTTCGGAGTTAATTCCAGCCCATTTCTCCTTAATGGAACTATTAGACATCATCTGAACAAGTACATGGATAGAGATCCAGAATTTGTTGAGGAAGTGTTACGTTCTATTTATGTGGATGACCTGGCTTCTTCAAAGCCTGATGTTCCTTCAGCCTATGACTTCTACTCCAAACTCAGGAAAAGATTCGTGGAAGCTGCCTTCAACATGCGCAAGTGGCTGACAAATGATCAGGAGTTGGCAAATAGAATCAAGTCAGAGGAGGGCCAAGTAGCGATACAGCATCACCCCTCTCCTGATTTACAGCAAGAAGATCAGACTTTCTCCAAGACACAGTTTCAGAATGTGGATAATTCagaaggtcttcaaaaggtgcTGGGAACATCTTGGAATCCTATAGAAGATAAGCTTGTCTTTACTTTCAAGAGCTTAACCAGTTACCTGACAGAAGAAATCGTCACAAAACGAGTCGTTCTCAGTTCTATTGCGAAAATATTTGACCCTCTTGGAATACTGTCTCCAATGTTTGTTGCATTCAAAATACTGTTTCAAGACATTTGCAAGAGGGATGTTGATTGGGACGCTCCTCTGGACAGAGACGTACTGGAACGGTGGAAGTCATTGTTACAGGACATACAAACTATTTCGAGTTTCTCAATCGACAGATGTTACTCATCGACACTGAACTGTGTTGAGACTCCTACATTTCAGTTGCATGGGTTTGGAGATGCATCAGACAAAGCCTTTGGTGATGTTGTTTACCTTAGGATACAGTCAGAAAATTCAGTTGTTTGCAAGCTTGTTGCCTCGAAGACGAGAGTATCACCTTTACTGGTATCACCACACCCAAATTAG